One window of Mauremys reevesii isolate NIE-2019 linkage group 4, ASM1616193v1, whole genome shotgun sequence genomic DNA carries:
- the LOC120404145 gene encoding tapasin-like: MPLAVAPGLLLLLLASGARALVVSVPASPVRAQPGSDLLLGCHFSVGGGVDMQALVVQWKLGDRLVAEFDGVLSYPRAGARLFLDELRVGNASLLLPRVGGADAGLYTCSIIHSPSRESQQVELHVEAPPRVSVSGTVVRAGERRNVTCNVSHFYPKSVTVTWLRDEQVVGGPETPHAQLGPDGLYSATSILQLVPSISLADANYSCHVQHVALGAPIQELFRLSVLYSPCSTTEGSPWNRWEASARAPSPV, translated from the exons ATGCCCCTCGCCGTGGCGCCcggcctcctgctgctgctgctggcgagcGGGGCCC gCGCCCTGGTGGTCTCCGTCCCCGCCTCCCCGGTGCGGGCCCAGCCGGGCTCCGACCTGCTCCTGGGCTGTCACTTCTCCGTGGGGGGGGGTGTGGACATGCAGGCGCTGGTGGTGCAGTGGAAGCTGGGGGACCGCCTGGTGGCCGAGTTCGATGGGGTCCTGTCGTACCCCAGGGCCGGGGCCAGACTGTTCCTGGACGAGCTGCGGGTCGGCAAcgcctccctgctcctcccgcgGGTCGGGGGCGCCGACGCCGGGCTCTACACATGCTCCATCATCCACTCCCCGAGCCGGGAGAGTCAGCAGGTGGAGCTGCACGTGGAAG ccccaccccgtgTCTCGGTGAGTGGCACCGTGGTGAGGGCCGGCGAGCGCAGAAACGTGACCTGCAACGTGAGCCACTTCTATCCCAAGAGCGTGACCGTCACGTGGCTGCGGGACGAGCAGGTCGTGGGGGGCCCCGAGACGCCCCACGCCCAGCTGGGCCCCGACGGCCTGTACAGTGCGACCAGCATCCTCCAGCTCGTACCCAGCATCTCCCTCGCCGACGCCAACTACTCCTGCCACGTGCAGCACGTCGCTCTGGGGGCGCCGATCCAGGAGCTCTTCCGGCTGAGCGTGTTGT acagcccctgctccaccacagaggggtctccctggaaccggtgggaagc cagtgccagagccccatccccagtgtag
- the LOC120404146 gene encoding uncharacterized protein LOC120404146, whose amino-acid sequence MVVTPEGLGALHVRVSGYYPPNITVDWLRDGEILPSMESLPTREPDGSFTLRSGYILDRPEPDTQVTFTCRVQHPALSTPLGQSITWKETGVISQDRTPKKEPKPSPHNPLVWKSLCLATWVLLGVALGCFVYWSCRISSKWAQTPSLRVSPIRAWECWPKGSVTVLLCEVEGRLRDKDSLTWSSLRQGKELGPGQPGELSTLTPEQHHVVTWRRRLRLGRQQLMSVLTVQTPCDEETFSCTFRPGARDMQQRQITIPGVAAGGPPLDGDTSVF is encoded by the exons ATGGTGGTGACGCCAGAGGGGCTGGGTGCCCTGCATGTCCGGGTGAGTGGCTACTACCCCCCCAACATCACGGTGGATTGGCTGCGGGACGGGGAGATCCTGCCCTCCATGGAGTCGCTCCCCACACGGGAACCGGACGGGTCCTTCACCCTCCGCAGCGGCTACATCCTCGACCGCCCAGAGCCTGACACCCAGGTCACCTTCACCTGCCGCGTGCAGCACCCGGCGCTGAGCACCCCGCTGGGGCAGAGCATCACCTGGAAAG AGACAGGCGTTATAAGTCAAGACAGAACCCCGAAAAAAG AACCCAAACCAAGCCCCCACAATCCTCTGGTCTGGAAGTCGTTATGCCTGGCCACGTGGGTCCTGCTGGGCGTGGCCTTGGGGTGCTTCGTGTACTGGAGCTGTCGCATCAGCAGTAAGTGGGCCCAGACCCCGTCCCTGAggg TGTCCCCGATCCGTGCCTGGGAGTGTTGGCCGAAGGGCAGCGTCACCGTGCTGCTCTGCGAGGTGGAGGGGAGGCTCCGCGACAAAGACAGCCTGACCTGGAGCAGCCTGCgccaggggaaggagctgggccCTGGGCAGCCCGGGGAGCTGAGCACACTGACGCCGGAGCAGCACCACGTGGTGACGTGGCGGCGCCGCCTccggctgggcaggcagcagctcATGTCGGTCCTCACCGTGCAGACCCCGTGTGACGAAGAAACTTTCAGCTGCACGTTCCGGCCGGGCGCAAGGGACATGCAGCAGAGACAGATCACAATCCCCGGCGTGGCGGCCG GTGGCCCCCCACTCGATGGAGACACGTCCGTTTTTTGA
- the LOC120404698 gene encoding uncharacterized protein LOC120404698: MCLRGAVLALCCVAAAAWLQVSVGPSPVRARPGQRVVLECLVGADYPPLELELEQLQVRWRHEGRTVLEFAGAVRAARAGLSLAEDEVRTGNVSLVLQRVTASDSGEWTCYILYPPDQAQGSLTLHVADPTVPPDACPLGGGAPRLRQLEEVIGGCMRSASELQRHLARLAAAVKACLGSPEAEESPARAQAESANQTAQA, encoded by the exons ATGTGTCTGCGCGGGGCcgtgctggccctgtgctgcgtGGCAGCTG CGGCCTGGCTGCAGGTGTCGGTGGGCCCCTCGCCGGTGCGGGCGCGCCCCGGGCAGCGCGTGGTGCTGGAGTGCCTCGTCGGGGCCGACTACCCGcccctggagctggagctggagcagctgcaggtgCGCTGGCGGCACGAGGGGCGCACGGTGCTGGAGTTCGCCGGGGCGGTGCGGGCGGCGCGGGCGGGGCTCAGCCTGGCCGAGGACGAGGTGAGGACCGGGAACGTctcgctggtgctgcagcgcgtCACCGCCAGCGACAGCGGGGAGTGGACCTGCTACATCCTCTACCCGCCCGACCAGGCCCAGGGCAGCCTCACCCTGCACGTGGCAG ACCCGACGGTGCCCCCCGACGCCTGCCCCCTGGGCGGGGGCGCCCCACGGCTGCGGCAGCTGGAGGAGGTGATCGGGGGCTGCATGCGCTCGGCCAGCGAGCTGCAGCGGCACCTGGCCCGGCTGGCTGCCGCGGTGAAGGCGTGTCTGGGCAGCCCGGAGGCCGAGGAGAGCCCAGCCCGGGCACAGGCTGAGAGCGCCAACCAGACGGCACAGGCGTGA